In Tissierellales bacterium, the DNA window TGACTAAAAAAAGAGCTCGATAATCCTCATATTATCAAGCTCTTAAACTACTTCAGTTATTAAATTAAATCACTTTATATTTACAAATTAATATCGCTTCTCACCAAGTTTTAGATTTGGAACTGCATTTAGCGAAAGATTCCCACGCTCACCTTTCAAATATTCATAGTATGCAGCGCATCCTATCATAGCAGCATTATCTGTACATAAAACTCTCGATGGATACAATATTTTAAAACATTCTTCTTGACCACGCCTTTCCATCTCATCTCTAAGCCCTTGATTAGAAGCTACTCCACCTGCTATAGCTATTGTTTTGTGACCATTCTTCTTCGCTGCACGAATAGCTTTTTCTACCAATACTTCAACTACAGATGCCTGAAAACTAGCTGCCAAATCCGCTTCGTTTATAGCTTCATCTTTCATTCGTTTTTTGTTTAGATAGTTTAGTACTGCTGATTTTAGACCACTAAAACTAAAATCAAAGCTACCTTTTTCAAGATATGCTCTTGGAAAATCTATAGCTTCAGGATTTCCTGTTTTTGCAAGCTTATCTATTAGCGGCCCTCCTGGGTATCCTAGACCAACTGCTCTTGCAACCTTATCAAACGCCTCGCCAGCTGCATCATCTCTAGTTCTACCCATTATTTCATATTCACCATAATCTTTTACATTTACTAAGTGAGTATGCCCTCCAGACACTACAAGACAAGTAAATGGTGGTTTTAAATCTTTGTGCTCTATGAAGTTTGCACAGATATGACCTTCTATATGATTTACTGGAACTAATGGCTTTTTCAAAGCATATGCAAGTGCTTTTGCTGTAGAAAGTCCTACAAGCAATGCTCCCACAAGCCCCGGACCATAAGTAACTCCTATGTGATCTATTTCTTCAAATGTAACTCCAGCTTCCGTAAGTGCCTCATCTATAATATAATCTATACATTCTATATGTTGTCTCGACGCAACTTCCGGCACTACTCCACCAAACTTCTTATGAGTCTCAATCTGTGATGCTATTCTATTAGTTAGGACCTCTCGTCCATTTCTAAGTATAGCTATAGATGTCTCATCACAAGACGATTCAATAGCCATAGTCAACAATGTTTCATTCATAATTTTCACTTCCTATATTAAAATATCCGTTCCATAATGGTAATTCATATTTTGAAATCCAGCTTTTATTCCAATCCAAAGTATCCATGGACAAAGTACTGCAAATGTACCTCTCTTTTTATCAACATCAAATATCTCAACTATACCAATAATCATTAGTATTTGATAAAGTATCACAAATGGGTCTATCTGAGCTAAGAAATAATAAATAAAATCTCCTTCAAACCCAGTCATCATACCAGCTAAACTGAGGCTTGCCTCTATATCTCCCGTAGCTATAACAACCAATATTTTTCCAATCAACATTGGCATATAAGAATATAATGCTATAGAATACGCTGTTTTAACGCTACCTACTCCACCCGCCATAGTTGCGAGTCCTGCAACTAGTGCAGCTTTAACCAAAAGTTCAAGCAGTGGTCCATAAACAAATGATGCTACTCTAGCTATATATGCCTGATCTATTTGAGCTAATGAAGGAGCTGTTCTATCCAAGTTTTCATAGAATTTAAGTGTTTCATTTACATATGCCTGCTTGTCGATAGATATATATGCCAACACACCCATTACTATAGCTATAATAATCATAGGCACTAATATATTTATACTTTGATGTAATTTTTGAAAAAACTTCTTTGGATTAGTTGCAAGAAGTTTAAATCCCTCTAAATAGTCAAACTTAGTTCTTTTATCTTTCA includes these proteins:
- the tsaD gene encoding tRNA (adenosine(37)-N6)-threonylcarbamoyltransferase complex transferase subunit TsaD produces the protein MNETLLTMAIESSCDETSIAILRNGREVLTNRIASQIETHKKFGGVVPEVASRQHIECIDYIIDEALTEAGVTFEEIDHIGVTYGPGLVGALLVGLSTAKALAYALKKPLVPVNHIEGHICANFIEHKDLKPPFTCLVVSGGHTHLVNVKDYGEYEIMGRTRDDAAGEAFDKVARAVGLGYPGGPLIDKLAKTGNPEAIDFPRAYLEKGSFDFSFSGLKSAVLNYLNKKRMKDEAINEADLAASFQASVVEVLVEKAIRAAKKNGHKTIAIAGGVASNQGLRDEMERRGQEECFKILYPSRVLCTDNAAMIGCAAYYEYLKGERGNLSLNAVPNLKLGEKRY
- a CDS encoding YIP1 family protein → MKDKRTKFDYLEGFKLLATNPKKFFQKLHQSINILVPMIIIAIVMGVLAYISIDKQAYVNETLKFYENLDRTAPSLAQIDQAYIARVASFVYGPLLELLVKAALVAGLATMAGGVGSVKTAYSIALYSYMPMLIGKILVVIATGDIEASLSLAGMMTGFEGDFIYYFLAQIDPFVILYQILMIIGIVEIFDVDKKRGTFAVLCPWILWIGIKAGFQNMNYHYGTDILI